The Arachis hypogaea cultivar Tifrunner chromosome 16, arahy.Tifrunner.gnm2.J5K5, whole genome shotgun sequence genome contains a region encoding:
- the LOC112759011 gene encoding pentatricopeptide repeat-containing protein At1g79490, mitochondrial, whose protein sequence is MIRHRRLLSSTTNLCKLTHNFSVPRSFISPVPFKQKLISFTSITSFTSVRRITGFCRDLNFVEQLSSIRCYCHNGGGHKEWTEEIEYLDESGSILYKGKGTRSVEPGIDDHVMVGEVKKPFVNAAVVAKIVEVVKRWKWGPELETQLDKLQFVPNMTHIVQSLKITSDSDACLSLFRWAKRQPWYSSTDECYVILFDSLNQRRDFDGIQSLFDEMVGDSTNTGASLSVSCNRVIQYLANAEKLEVSFCCFKKIQEAGGEIDTETYNSLITLFLGKGLPYKAFEIYESMEKASCSLNSSTYELMIPNLAKSGRLDAAFKLFQEMKGRGFRPGLSIFLSLVDSMGKAGRLDSAMKAYTEMRGYGYKPPPTIFVSLIESYVKSGKLETALKLWDEMKKTGYRPNFGLYTLIIESHAKSGKLDIALSAFSDMEKAGFLPTPSTYTCLLEMHAASGQIDHAMRLYNSMTNAGLRPPLSTYTVLLTLLANKKLVDVAAKILLEMKAMGYLVDVTASDVLMVYIKEGSVDLALRWLRFMGSSGIRTNNFIIRQLFESCMKNGLYESAKPLLETYVNSTAKVDLILYTSILAYLVRCQEEQNERHLMSILSATKHKAHVFMCGLFCGPEQRGQPVLSFVREFFQSIDYELEEGAARYFVNVLLNYLVLMGQTNRARCVWKVAYENKLFPKAIVFDQHIAWSLDVRNLSVGAAFIAVVHTLHRFRKRMLYYGIVPRRIKLVTGPTLKIVIAQMLSSVESPFEVSKVVLRATGDSVMEWFKKPIVQQFLLNEIPSRADILMHRLNILFPSSAPEIRSLSPPKPLISGREYK, encoded by the coding sequence ATGATTCGTCACCGCAGATTGCTCTCTTCCACTACAAATCTTTGCAAACTCACCCACAATTTCTCTGTCCCTCGTTCCTTTATTTCCCCGGTACCTTTTAAGCAAAAGTTAATATCTTTTACCTCTATAACCTCATTCACTTCAGTTCGGAGAATCACAGGTTTCTGCAGAGATTTGAACTTTGTTGAGCAGCTTAGTTCAATCAGATGCTACTGCCATAATGGTGGTGGGCATAAGGAATGGACTGAGGAAATTGAGTACTTGGATGAATCGGGTAGTATTCTTTACAAGGGCAAGGGTACAAGGTCCGTGGAGCCTGGGATTGATGATCATGTGATGGTAGGTGAGGTCAAGAAGCCCTTTGTAAATGCTGCGGTTGTGGCAAAAATAGTTGAggttgtgaagaggtggaaatggGGGCCAGAGTTGGAGACACAATTGGACAAGCTCCAGTTTGTGCCTAACATGACTCACATTGTTCAATCCTTGAAGATCACTAGTGATAGTGATGCATGTTTGAGTTTGTTTAGGTGGGCGAAGCGGCAACCTTGGTATTCATCTACTGATGAGTGTTATGTTATCTTGTTTGATTCTCTTAACCAGCGTAGGGACTTTGATGGAATACAATCATTGTTTGATGAGATGGTTGGTGATTCTACCAATACTGGAGCTTCCTTGTCTGTTTCATGTAATCGGGTGATTCAATATTTGGCCAATGCTGAGAAGTTGGAGGTCTCATTTTGCTGCTTTAAGAAGATACAGGAGGCCGGTGGTGAGATTGATACCGAAACATACAATTCCCTTATTACTTTGTTTTTGGGTAAAGGTTTGCCTTATAAGGCATTTGAGATATACGAGAGCATGGAAAAGGCCAGTTGTTCATTGAATAGTTCAACTTATGAATTGATGATCCCAAACTTGGCAAAGTCAGGCCGTCTGGATGCTGCTTTCAAACTCTTCCAAGAAATGAAAGGAAGAGGTTTCCGGCCAGGCCTAAGCATCTTTTTGTCACTTGTTGATTCAATGGGGAAGGCTGGGAGATTAGACAGTGCAATGAAGGCTTACACAGAGATGCGAGGTTATGGGTACAAGCCACCACCTACTATATTTGTTTCTCTAATTGAATCTTATGTGAAGTCTGGAAAGTTAGAAACTGCTCTTAAGCTTTGGGATGAGATGAAGAAAACAGGGTACAGGCCTAACTTTGGGTTATACACTTTGATCATTGAATCCCATGCGAAATCAGGGAAGCTTGACATTGCTCTGTCTGCATTTTCAGACATGGAAAAAGCGGGCTTTCTGCCGACCCCATCTACATATACTTGTCTATTGGAAATGCATGCTGCATCTGGACAAATAGATCATGCAATGAGGCTGTACAATTCAATGACAAATGCTGGTTTGAGGCCTCCTCTGAGCACTTACACTGTTCTTTTGACTCTACTTGCTAATAAGAAGCTGGTGGATGTGGCTGCCAAAATCCTACTTGAAATGAAGGCCATGGGATATTTAGTGGATGTCACAGCTAGTGATGTTTTGATGGTTTATATCAAGGAAGGTTCAGTTGATCTTGCTTTGAGGTGGCTGCGTTTCATGGGCTCATCCGGGATTAGAACCAATAATTTTATAATCAGGCAGTTGTTTGAGTCGTGCATGAAGAATGGATTATATGAATCAGCCAAGCCTCTTCTTGAAACGTATGTAAACTCAACTGCAAAAGTTGACTTGATACTCTACACGTCCATTCTAGCTTATCTAGTTAGGTGTCAGGAAGAGCAGAATGAGAGACACTTGATGTCTATCCTTAGCGCTACGAAGCATAAGGCGCACGTTTTCATGTGCGGACTTTTCTGTGGCCCAGAGCAGAGGGGACAACCGGTGTTATCTTTTGTCAGGGAATTCTTTCAAAGTATTGATTATGAATTGGAGGAAGGCGCAGCAAGGTACTTTGTGAATGTTCTTCTCAATTACCTAGTTCTAATGGGGCAGACAAACCGAGCTCGATGTGTTTGGAAGGTTGCATATGAGAACAAGCTTTTCCCAAAGGCTATAGTTTTTGATCAGCACATCGCCTGGTCCCTTGATGTTAGAAACTTGTCTGTTGGAGCAGCTTTTATAGCAGTAGTGCACACTCTTCACAGGTTTAGGAAGCGCATGCTCTATTACGGTATTGTACCAAGACGGATTAAGTTGGTGACAGGGCCCACTTTAAAGATCGTGATTGCGCAGATGTTGAGCTCCGTAGAGTCTCCATTTGAGGTGAGTAAGGTGGTTCTTAGGGCCACAGGAGATTCAGTCATGGAGTGGTTCAAGAAACCGATAGTTCAGCAGTTTCTTCTGAATGAAATTCCATCTAGGGCTGACATCCTGAT